The Setaria italica strain Yugu1 chromosome VIII, Setaria_italica_v2.0, whole genome shotgun sequence genome includes the window ATTTAGAGGTTGTTTAAGTTTTGTACTCCTACATTAATAAGTCATGTTTTACTAACTTTGATTGAATGGTTACATACTTTGCAGAAGGTAGGCAAACTCGGCAGCACATGGTATGGTATGACAACCGAGTGTATAGTGCGAATATATACATGGGTTCATCCCCAGCTGGCTAAGGGTGGTGGCAACCGCCTAATTAACCAGTGAATGTAATCGATCCAATGAACAAATTAGAGCTGATCTTCCCGGACAAGAAAAAGAACACCGGTCGTCTCCCTGGTGGTTAGCATGAATCAACACCTCTTCCACCTCCTGCACCGGCTATCATTTGCGCCGATTCAATTATGCCAGCAGCAACGCTGCGTACTCGACGGCAAATATGATGCCGTCCCAAACCGAATACCGCCAACTAGCGAACTACTCCCGAACTCAACTCTGGTTTGATTTGCCAACTTATTTTATACTAGAAGAGAAAAGAACCGTGATAAAGAAGGGCTCTCAAGCTCACTCACCTCAGGTTGGTCATGGCGCCATCGCGGTGGTTCTCCGCCGGGAGCTGGGCGCTCTGCCTCTTCTTCTTTGCCTCCGAGAAGATCTCCTTGAGCTTATGGGTCCAGTCGCCTTCGTCCCGGATGTGCACGCTCACGTAGTCGTCCTGCGGTGCTGACGTGATGGAGAACGGGTGCCTGCAAGTGTATGCCATGTTCGCAACACGGCCGTGTTAGCGTCTTGCCGGAGGACACGGCTCCCACCGCGGTAGTGAGTACTAACCATTCGAACGGCGACACGGCGGCGCAGTTGAGGAAGATGTACTGGCCGCTCTTGTACCGGAACCGGGACCCATGCGGCTCCGTGGTGAAGATCAGCGAGAGCACGTCCCCGGGGAGCACGTCGGCGTCGTGTACCTTCGCCGGCCGGACGCGGGAGCGCAGCGCCCTCGTCAGCCGCTCGCCGGCGTACACCGCCATGGGCACCGCCAGGTACATCCACGTGGACTTCTTGTACCACTCCCTGGTCAGGTACAGGGAGTGGCCGTGCACGAGCAGCAGCGCGTACACCGCCACGAAGCAGTGGTGCGTGTACCAGAACGCGTTGAACCCCGCCAGCCTCTTCATCGGCCCCggcagccgccgcagcagcagcccccgCCGGAACCACGGCGTCGCCAGCGTGAACGCCGCCGCCATCAGCACCAGCATCACCAGCCCCGTCCACCCTTCCGTCCCCTTCACGAACCACCAGTAGCTGTCCGGCCTGGGAAAGCCGAAGTACTGCCCCAACGGCGCGTACTCGGCGTCCGTGGCGTGGAGGAGACGGGGAAAGTCGCAGGTCAGGTGGGAGATGGCGtggagcgcggcgccggcggtgatGCCCACGGCGACCACCTTGTGGAAGTTGAGGCTGTCGGCGAGCGGGAccacccggccggcggcggtgcggtcGAAGATCCAGGTGATGGTGTTCCGGCACACGGGGAGCAGGACGAGCGCCATGTTGAGCTTGAGCGTCTCGGCGGCGCCCTTGGCGACGCACACGCAGTAGCCCATCACCTGGAACACGTAGCGGCGGCGGTACTGGACGAACTTCCAGGCGAAGAGCCCCGCGCAGATGGAGAGCCACAGCAGCATCACCCACACGCGTCGCCAGTTGTCCTCCAGGAAGTACGCCGTACGGCGGAGCCATGGCAGGAGGAGGTTGTCGGGCTCCGGCGTCTCGGGCACCTTGCTCCGCAACCGGCTCAGGCTGCGGCGGTTTCGGGTGGTGCCGAGGCGCGCCAATGGCTCGCTCACAGAGTGCTGCAGGAGCAGACTCTCCAGGTTGTGGAGCTCGATGAAGCCGAGGTTGTCCTGGTCCAGGGCCTCCATGATGAGCCGCGCGTACTCCTCCGCCTGCTCCCGGATCAGGGACAGCTTGTTCTCCGTCGCGCTCAGCGTGATTATCTGCTCAGGTAGAAGAAAGACGATGTTTAATTTCTTCATCAGACGATGCATCGTGCATTGGATGATCCCCACCATAATCATCCATCATGGCGTTTCTCCGGTTCTCGCTCCATCCTAAAACAAATAGGTGCTTTTACAAAAATTCAGACACATTATTAAGCTAGTCTCAACGGGAGTGTCATGAAGGTTTCATGGGCATTTAATCTCATACCACATCAACAAACTACTGACTTGGCAGGCTATTTATGAGGTGAGAGGAGAtgagagtttcatccccatgaaactcACTTGGCAATTACCTAGTCCCATGAAATCCAATGAAACTTATACTAACATGTTATGGTTTCATGGAATGACATATTTGATCGTAGGACAATGCAGAAATTAAATGATTTAGGCAAAACCATGCATGAAACTATGCACCGCCGAGAGTGACGGTTTCATTTTATTGAAAGCTAACATGGCACT containing:
- the LOC101755383 gene encoding respiratory burst oxidase homolog protein B is translated as MGSANNDENQPSPAAAATHKKPADKPDFAGELFDALNRRRPQPGDGITKDEMLEFWEQISNTSFDSRLRTFFDMVDKNADGRISEDEIKEIITLSATENKLSLIREQAEEYARLIMEALDQDNLGFIELHNLESLLLQHSVSEPLARLGTTRNRRSLSRLRSKVPETPEPDNLLLPWLRRTAYFLEDNWRRVWVMLLWLSICAGLFAWKFVQYRRRYVFQVMGYCVCVAKGAAETLKLNMALVLLPVCRNTITWIFDRTAAGRVVPLADSLNFHKVVAVGITAGAALHAISHLTCDFPRLLHATDAEYAPLGQYFGFPRPDSYWWFVKGTEGWTGLVMLVLMAAAFTLATPWFRRGLLLRRLPGPMKRLAGFNAFWYTHHCFVAVYALLLVHGHSLYLTREWYKKSTWMYLAVPMAVYAGERLTRALRSRVRPAKVHDADVLPGDVLSLIFTTEPHGSRFRYKSGQYIFLNCAAVSPFEWHPFSITSAPQDDYVSVHIRDEGDWTHKLKEIFSEAKKKRQSAQLPAENHRDGAMTNLRWPKVRIDGPYGAPAQDYKQYDVVLLVGMGIGATPMISIIKDILNNLKQLDGADVEAGTGSGSGAAPSSSFRTRRAYFYWVTREQGTFEWFHKVMDQVVEADGDGIIELHNHCTTVYEEGDARSVLISMLQSINQAKTGVDVVSGTRVRTHFARPNWPQVYSRIAHNHRNQRVGVFYCGNQVLTKELRELAQHFSRNSPTKFEFHKEIF